In Gopherus flavomarginatus isolate rGopFla2 chromosome 5, rGopFla2.mat.asm, whole genome shotgun sequence, one DNA window encodes the following:
- the COMMD9 gene encoding COMM domain-containing protein 9, with protein sequence MAAVREEQFAALQILLKASSKDVVRQLCQDCFSSSTRGSSKLIDSTRSNLSVTSEEAAQLICSLHNLTRHIVYRGLSSAEEILSLFPENFHQSLKNLLTKIILENVSVWRSEAQSSQISLPRLVDMDWRVDIKTSSDSIGRMAVPTCLLQLKIQEDAALRGDNPVISAVTVELNKGTLDTMLDGLGRIRDQLSAVANK encoded by the exons ATGGCTGCAGTGAgagaagagcagtttgcagctctgcagatcttattgaag GCTTCCTCAAAAGATGTAGTTAGACAACTGTGCCAAGACTGCTTTTCTAGCTCAACAAGAGGCTCAAGCAAATTGATTGACAGCACCCGTTCCAATCTGTCTGTGACATCAGAGGAAGCAGCTCAA CTGATCTGCTCTTTGCACAACCTCACCAGGCACATTGTGTATCGGGGCTTGTCATCTGCGGAAGAAATTCTCTCGCTTTTCCCAGAGAACTTCCACCAGAGTCTAAAAAACCTCTTGACCAAGATAATTTTGGAAAATGT CTCCGTGTGGAGGAGTGAAGCACAATCAAGTCAGA TCTCCCTGCCTCGGCTGGTTGATATGGACTGGAGAGTGGACATCAAGACGTCCTCGGACAGCATCGGCAGAATGGCAGTCCCCACCTGCTTGCTACAGTTGAAG ATTCAGGAAGATGCTGCCTTGCGTGGGGATAACCCTGTGATCTCTGCAGTGACTGTGGAGCTGAATAAAGGAACCCTAGACACTATGTTAGATGGTCTGGGAAGGATCCGAGACCAACTCTCTGCAGTAGCAAACAAATGA